From the genome of Kaistella daneshvariae, one region includes:
- a CDS encoding YciI family protein, translating into MKAVVLYENPESGMEQFMEAFPRHQAVEDEFVKAGKVLGIGVFSNPGEGAMAIFVDKNAAEEFVERDPFAAERHYTKVTIREWDDEMSK; encoded by the coding sequence ATGAAAGCAGTAGTTCTTTACGAAAATCCGGAATCCGGTATGGAGCAGTTTATGGAAGCTTTTCCGCGGCATCAGGCGGTAGAAGATGAGTTTGTAAAAGCCGGAAAAGTCCTGGGAATTGGAGTTTTTTCAAATCCGGGCGAAGGTGCCATGGCAATTTTCGTGGATAAAAATGCTGCGGAAGAATTTGTAGAGCGCGATCCCTTTGCAGCCGAACGTCATTACACTAAAGTCACCATAAGAGAATGGGACGATGAAATGAGCAAATAA
- a CDS encoding phosphatase PAP2 family protein → MYDLIQQDRKLFLELNNLGSASFDQFWIMLSSTWIWVPLYVIFFYLLIKNFSVRNLIFILIFVALGVTVSDQLAGVFKSGIMRLRPCHDPAFNGLMRAVKCGGKFGFYSSHASNTFFIATLMSFLLSIKLPVLPYILFFWAAAVSYSRIYLGVHFPMDILMGAAVGFLLGGFFYTLCLKVIHRQRSE, encoded by the coding sequence ATGTACGACCTCATTCAGCAAGATAGAAAACTGTTTCTGGAACTCAATAATTTGGGTTCCGCTTCTTTTGACCAGTTTTGGATTATGCTTTCTTCCACCTGGATTTGGGTGCCGCTTTACGTCATATTTTTCTACCTTTTAATTAAAAATTTTTCCGTCCGAAATCTCATATTTATTCTGATTTTTGTGGCGCTCGGCGTTACAGTTTCAGATCAGTTGGCGGGCGTTTTCAAATCCGGAATTATGCGTCTTCGTCCTTGTCACGATCCGGCTTTTAACGGTTTGATGCGCGCAGTAAAATGCGGCGGTAAGTTTGGCTTTTATTCCAGTCACGCCTCGAACACTTTTTTCATCGCAACATTGATGAGTTTTCTACTTTCGATAAAATTGCCCGTTTTGCCGTATATTTTATTCTTTTGGGCGGCTGCGGTTTCTTACAGCCGAATCTATTTGGGCGTACATTTCCCGATGGATATTCTAATGGGCGCCGCTGTTGGTTTTCTGCTGGGCGGCTTTTTCTACACGCTTTGCTTAAAAGTCATCCACCGCCAACGTTCAGAATAA
- a CDS encoding lipopolysaccharide biosynthesis protein — translation MSVVARQGFKYSLIGYFGFLLGTVSAIFVFPYDMEFYGKLRYIMPTAEMLLPIVVFGLSFSNVKFFMHAKEAGKNQNLLSLSLVGIIINFLIFSLFFFLFFQIFPEYKTLELWKMKRLILPLILIMALSAVFNKYITNFKRIVVPNIFENLFPKIANLGAFLLFFFLGVSEKGAYGFFIGMFILSFVGYFFYANKLEKITPDFSTDYVRKDQLWKEILNYSFYGFLGNIGNYIAFRVDNFMIGEFLNFEENGVYSIILSILSFIMIPQMGIFNISAPLINKNIADGDFEELDRFHKKTSLTLFFLGAVLFSCILVGFPFLSNFIKNGEQLRQAEPVVWILGFAMVFDLATGFNGHIISLSKHYRFNIVVMLFLAITTIVLNYLFLTKTDLGIIGIAMATGISLTLFNLIKIYFNYLKFKVFPLTIEMMYVFIICTLATTVAIILPETNSNFLNLIYKPGFVLLVIFGANHVMKIFPLEEYLNAKFFRSVFKF, via the coding sequence ATGAGCGTAGTTGCGAGGCAAGGATTTAAATATTCCTTAATCGGATATTTCGGATTTTTACTCGGAACGGTTTCCGCGATTTTCGTTTTTCCGTATGACATGGAATTTTACGGAAAGCTGCGCTACATCATGCCCACAGCAGAAATGCTTTTGCCCATTGTGGTTTTCGGGCTTTCCTTTTCTAATGTTAAATTCTTTATGCACGCGAAAGAAGCCGGTAAAAATCAAAATTTACTTTCGCTTTCGCTGGTCGGAATCATCATTAACTTTTTAATTTTTAGCCTCTTTTTCTTCCTTTTTTTCCAAATCTTCCCCGAATATAAAACGCTGGAACTTTGGAAAATGAAACGCCTCATCTTGCCGCTCATTCTGATTATGGCACTTTCCGCGGTTTTCAATAAATACATTACCAACTTTAAGCGCATAGTTGTACCGAATATTTTTGAGAATCTATTTCCAAAAATTGCGAATTTGGGTGCTTTTCTGCTTTTTTTCTTTTTGGGAGTTTCGGAAAAAGGCGCCTACGGATTTTTCATCGGAATGTTCATCCTGTCCTTTGTCGGTTACTTTTTTTACGCCAATAAGCTCGAAAAGATTACGCCCGACTTCAGCACGGATTATGTTCGCAAAGACCAATTATGGAAAGAAATTCTGAACTACAGTTTCTATGGATTTCTTGGAAATATCGGCAATTATATCGCCTTCCGCGTGGATAATTTTATGATCGGCGAATTTTTGAACTTCGAAGAAAACGGCGTTTACAGCATTATTCTCTCCATTTTGTCATTTATTATGATTCCGCAAATGGGAATTTTCAATATTTCGGCGCCGCTCATCAATAAAAATATTGCTGATGGCGATTTTGAGGAACTGGACCGATTTCACAAAAAAACTTCACTGACTTTATTCTTTTTGGGCGCCGTTTTATTTTCCTGCATTCTCGTCGGTTTCCCGTTTTTAAGCAATTTTATAAAAAACGGAGAACAGCTTCGTCAGGCGGAACCTGTCGTTTGGATCTTAGGTTTCGCCATGGTTTTCGATTTAGCCACGGGCTTCAACGGACATATTATTTCGCTTTCGAAACACTATCGTTTCAACATTGTGGTGATGCTGTTTTTAGCGATTACCACCATAGTTTTAAACTACCTTTTCCTCACAAAAACCGACCTGGGAATCATTGGAATCGCCATGGCAACGGGCATTTCGCTTACATTATTCAACCTGATAAAAATATATTTCAATTACCTGAAATTCAAGGTTTTTCCGTTGACTATCGAAATGATGTACGTTTTCATCATCTGCACTTTGGCCACCACGGTAGCAATTATTTTGCCCGAAACCAACAGCAATTTCCTCAACTTAATTTATAAACCGGGGTTCGTTTTGCTCGTCATTTTCGGCGCCAATCATGTGATGAAAATTTTTCCGCTTGAAGAATATCTGAACGCGAAATTTTTCCGAAGTGTTTTCAAGTTTTAA
- a CDS encoding TlpA family protein disulfide reductase translates to MNLKIAFATLLLSVSLFAQKVPTTSKIEFSKEALAQKITALDGKKLQIAEILKKHEGRILIIDFWASWCRDCILALPSTKELKEKNPEIDFVYFSLDRSHEQWKRGLEKYEIAGEENYWFDEGWKNNFNNYIDLNWVPRFMVIDQTGKIAKYYAISPNDPDIQKKIDEL, encoded by the coding sequence ATGAATTTAAAAATAGCGTTTGCAACCTTACTTTTATCGGTGTCGCTTTTTGCCCAAAAAGTACCCACCACCAGTAAAATCGAATTTTCGAAAGAAGCTTTAGCGCAAAAAATTACCGCTTTAGACGGCAAAAAATTGCAGATTGCAGAAATCCTGAAAAAACATGAAGGCCGGATTTTAATCATCGATTTTTGGGCGAGCTGGTGCCGCGACTGTATTTTGGCGCTGCCTTCGACCAAGGAATTGAAAGAGAAAAACCCGGAAATTGACTTCGTTTATTTTTCGCTCGATCGCTCGCATGAGCAATGGAAGAGAGGTTTGGAAAAATATGAAATTGCGGGTGAAGAAAATTATTGGTTCGATGAAGGTTGGAAAAATAATTTCAATAATTACATCGATTTGAATTGGGTGCCACGTTTTATGGTCATCGACCAAACCGGAAAAATTGCAAAATATTACGCAATCAGCCCGAATGATCCGGACATTCAAAAGAAAATTGACGAGTTATAA
- a CDS encoding Sec-independent protein translocase subunit TatA/TatB has translation MELSLGEMLMIALAIVVLFGPDKLPQIARDLGQGVRKMRGAMEDVKTEILKETDNPVAEIKREIDKVKKAAQDYNPMADLAKDNYTLPAQPKVNLADDDSHDGPVSR, from the coding sequence ATGGAATTAAGCTTAGGTGAAATGCTTATGATTGCGCTGGCGATCGTTGTTTTATTTGGTCCCGACAAATTACCGCAAATCGCTCGCGACCTCGGTCAGGGCGTTCGAAAAATGCGCGGCGCCATGGAAGACGTAAAAACTGAAATTTTGAAGGAAACCGACAATCCTGTCGCGGAAATCAAGCGCGAGATCGATAAGGTGAAAAAAGCTGCGCAGGATTACAACCCGATGGCCGATTTAGCGAAAGATAATTACACACTTCCCGCACAACCGAAAGTAAATCTTGCAGACGACGACTCCCACGACGGACCGGTAAGCCGCTAA
- a CDS encoding glycosyltransferase family 2 protein: MRFLIIIPTHNEEKNILFTLKSLEKQTFQDFFCVVVNDGSTDKTREIVENFIQEIANFKLLNLEESEHQPGAKVVRTFNKGLESVDLNDFDVICKFDADIIFPADYLQKIQKVYETNPKAGMVSGIVKIKKAVFEIALAFDFKDEKHQWKFENLSSKNHVRGPIKSYRRQCFLDMNGLRPVLGWDNIDVMLAKKYGWETVTIKDLWVKHLRPTAFQYKNQKAEKLGEYFYNIGLNLPLTLISSGKSSLKNRSFSEFLTTLKSFLKQKGKKSLSDEEIKFIRKLRWNQVFQRK, translated from the coding sequence ATGAGGTTCCTGATCATCATTCCCACGCACAACGAGGAAAAAAATATTCTTTTCACGCTGAAATCTCTGGAAAAACAAACATTTCAGGATTTTTTCTGTGTCGTGGTAAACGACGGTTCCACCGATAAAACGCGGGAAATTGTTGAAAATTTTATTCAGGAAATAGCAAATTTTAAGCTGCTGAATTTAGAAGAATCGGAGCATCAGCCTGGCGCAAAAGTCGTGCGCACTTTTAATAAAGGTCTTGAAAGTGTTGATTTAAATGATTTTGATGTCATCTGTAAGTTCGATGCGGATATTATTTTTCCTGCCGATTATTTACAGAAAATCCAGAAAGTTTACGAAACAAATCCGAAAGCCGGCATGGTTTCCGGAATTGTTAAAATAAAAAAAGCGGTTTTCGAAATCGCCTTAGCTTTTGATTTTAAAGATGAAAAACACCAGTGGAAGTTTGAAAATCTCTCTTCAAAAAATCATGTGCGCGGCCCAATAAAATCTTACCGAAGACAATGTTTTCTGGATATGAACGGTCTGCGGCCGGTTCTGGGTTGGGATAATATCGACGTCATGCTCGCGAAAAAATACGGCTGGGAAACCGTTACCATCAAAGATTTGTGGGTGAAACATTTGCGACCGACGGCTTTTCAATATAAAAATCAAAAAGCCGAAAAACTGGGCGAATATTTCTATAATATTGGTTTAAATTTGCCGCTGACACTCATTTCTTCGGGAAAATCTTCCTTAAAGAACAGATCTTTTTCGGAGTTTTTAACCACTTTAAAATCGTTTTTAAAACAGAAAGGTAAAAAATCACTTTCCGATGAAGAAATAAAATTCATCCGAAAGCTGCGTTGGAACCAGGTATTTCAAAGAAAATAA
- a CDS encoding amidohydrolase codes for MKKLISFSAVFFSLIFSAQKNADLIITNAKIYTVNEKFDIAESMAISNGKILAVGKSADILKNFKSAKIQNLQGKAVYPGLIDAHCHFTGFATDKWKSQLWGTKSWDEIVTRITDYSKTAPREWIYGRGWDQNDWAVKEFPTKEKLDQLFPDRPVFLKRIDGHAAVVNQKALDIAGVTAKTKISGGEIEQKNGKLTGILVDNAMDLVEKHIPAIEDEMAIQYFSELQKECFSYGLTSVHDCGITEKTLGLLEKAQSKDALQMKIFALLEDNVDYYDRWVKKGRYTNQNITVGGFKVYSDGALGSRGACLIHDYSDKKGWKGFLLNDQEHFRNLAKKLKNSNLQMATHAIGDSANRVILQIYGEVLGVKNDRRWRIEHAQIVDKNDFDLFGKYSVIPSVQPTHATSDMYWAEDRLGKDRLKFAYAYEDFLKQNGWLPLGTDFPVEEISPLKTFYSAVARKDSQHFPANGFQTENALTRQQALRGMTIWAAKAAFQENEIGSLEVGKSADFIIMDQDLMTVPEVKILDTKVLETYSNGKKVF; via the coding sequence ATGAAAAAATTAATATCATTTAGCGCCGTATTTTTCTCGCTGATTTTTTCAGCTCAGAAAAATGCTGATTTAATCATTACCAACGCGAAAATTTATACCGTCAACGAAAAATTTGACATCGCTGAATCCATGGCGATTTCAAATGGAAAAATTCTTGCAGTTGGAAAATCTGCCGATATTCTGAAAAATTTTAAGTCCGCTAAAATCCAGAATTTACAGGGAAAAGCGGTTTATCCGGGTTTAATCGATGCGCATTGTCATTTCACCGGTTTTGCGACCGACAAATGGAAAAGTCAACTTTGGGGCACGAAATCCTGGGATGAAATTGTTACCAGAATTACCGATTATTCGAAAACTGCGCCGCGCGAATGGATTTACGGCCGCGGCTGGGACCAGAACGATTGGGCGGTGAAAGAATTTCCAACAAAAGAAAAGCTCGATCAGCTATTTCCGGACCGCCCGGTTTTCCTGAAAAGAATTGACGGACACGCCGCTGTGGTGAACCAAAAAGCGTTGGATATTGCAGGCGTTACAGCAAAAACGAAGATTTCCGGTGGAGAAATTGAGCAAAAAAACGGCAAATTAACCGGAATTTTGGTGGATAACGCCATGGATTTGGTGGAAAAACATATTCCTGCGATTGAAGATGAAATGGCCATTCAATATTTTTCGGAACTTCAAAAAGAGTGTTTTTCTTACGGTTTAACTTCTGTTCACGATTGTGGAATCACGGAAAAAACTTTAGGTCTTCTGGAGAAAGCGCAGTCGAAGGACGCTTTGCAAATGAAAATTTTCGCTTTGCTGGAAGACAATGTTGATTATTACGACCGTTGGGTAAAAAAAGGCAGATATACCAATCAAAATATTACCGTTGGCGGTTTCAAAGTATATTCCGACGGGGCACTGGGTTCGCGCGGCGCGTGCTTGATTCACGATTATTCCGACAAAAAAGGCTGGAAAGGTTTTCTTCTAAACGACCAGGAGCATTTCAGAAATTTAGCTAAAAAACTAAAAAACAGCAATCTGCAAATGGCGACACACGCCATCGGTGATTCTGCGAACCGCGTGATTCTTCAGATTTATGGTGAAGTTTTAGGTGTGAAAAATGACCGCAGATGGCGAATTGAACACGCACAGATTGTGGATAAAAATGATTTCGATTTGTTTGGCAAATATTCTGTCATTCCGTCTGTGCAGCCCACTCACGCGACTTCCGACATGTATTGGGCAGAAGACCGTTTGGGCAAAGACCGCCTCAAATTTGCTTACGCATACGAAGATTTTCTTAAGCAAAACGGCTGGTTGCCGTTGGGCACCGATTTCCCGGTAGAGGAAATCAGTCCGCTGAAAACTTTTTATTCTGCGGTGGCGCGAAAAGATTCACAGCATTTTCCGGCAAACGGTTTTCAAACTGAAAATGCCTTAACCCGTCAGCAGGCACTTCGGGGAATGACAATTTGGGCGGCAAAAGCAGCTTTTCAGGAAAATGAAATCGGAAGTCTGGAAGTTGGTAAATCCGCTGATTTTATCATTATGGATCAGGATTTAATGACCGTTCCGGAGGTTAAAATTTTGGACACCAAAGTTTTGGAAACTTACAGCAACGGTAAAAAAGTTTTCTAA
- a CDS encoding alpha-amylase family glycosyl hydrolase, with protein MKKYLFLLLIGLLSSCSALKNTSEKPFVWEGANVYFLLTDRFKNGNPDNDVNFNRTEKAAVLRGFEGGDLRGIIQKIDENYFSDLGVNAIWMTPLVEQIHGATDEGTGKTYGFHGYWAKDWTALDPNFGTKADLQELVEKAHKKGIRIVLDAVINHTGPVTPADMVYPNTWVRTSPTCTYNNFQNTTACTLVANLPDILTESDQPAELPQMLVEKWKKEGRYEAEMKSLDEFFARTGYPRAPKYYIMKWLADYVQEYGIDGYRVDTVKHTNEDVWKDFRKVCQEAFDIYKRKNPEKVLDNNLFFTVGEVYGYGISQKQDYNFGDNKVNYYQNGFKSLINFDFKGDANKPYEELFSNYSNLLNGDLNGKTVMNYLTSHDDGSPFDKERKKTFEAGTKLLLTPGISQIYYGDESARTLTVAGAEGDANLRSNMNWNDLQSNAATQKLEEHYQKLGKFRANHPAVGAGVHKNLANNPQYWFTRSFTKDNFTDKVVIGLDLPKGEKLVNLTGIYPAGTKLRDAYSGKTTIVSKDNSAKITSDFTIVLFEKI; from the coding sequence ATGAAAAAATATTTATTTTTACTACTGATCGGTTTATTAAGTTCGTGTTCTGCTCTTAAAAACACGAGTGAAAAACCGTTTGTCTGGGAAGGTGCTAATGTATATTTTCTGCTGACTGACCGTTTTAAAAATGGAAATCCGGACAATGATGTGAATTTTAACCGCACTGAAAAAGCGGCTGTTCTGAGAGGTTTTGAAGGGGGAGATTTACGCGGAATTATTCAGAAAATTGATGAAAATTATTTTTCAGATTTAGGTGTAAATGCCATTTGGATGACGCCTCTGGTGGAACAAATTCACGGTGCTACTGACGAGGGTACTGGTAAAACGTACGGTTTTCATGGTTATTGGGCGAAAGACTGGACGGCGCTTGACCCGAATTTCGGCACAAAAGCAGATTTGCAGGAATTGGTTGAAAAAGCACATAAAAAAGGAATCCGAATTGTCTTGGACGCGGTCATCAACCACACCGGACCGGTGACACCGGCTGATATGGTTTACCCAAATACCTGGGTTCGAACTTCGCCAACGTGTACTTACAATAACTTTCAAAATACGACTGCGTGTACGTTGGTGGCAAATCTTCCTGATATTTTAACCGAATCTGATCAACCCGCGGAATTGCCGCAAATGTTGGTGGAAAAATGGAAAAAAGAGGGCAGATACGAGGCAGAAATGAAGTCGCTGGATGAATTTTTTGCACGCACGGGCTATCCGCGTGCCCCGAAATATTACATAATGAAATGGCTGGCGGATTATGTGCAAGAGTACGGAATCGACGGTTATCGCGTGGATACGGTGAAACACACTAACGAAGATGTTTGGAAAGATTTCCGGAAAGTGTGTCAGGAAGCTTTTGATATTTACAAAAGAAAAAATCCTGAAAAAGTGCTGGATAACAACTTATTTTTCACCGTGGGAGAAGTTTACGGTTACGGAATTTCGCAAAAACAGGATTATAATTTTGGCGACAACAAAGTGAATTACTATCAAAACGGCTTCAAGTCATTAATCAATTTTGATTTTAAAGGCGACGCGAATAAACCGTACGAAGAGCTGTTTTCAAATTATTCTAACTTGCTGAACGGTGACCTGAACGGAAAGACGGTGATGAATTATCTCACTTCGCACGACGATGGCTCACCTTTCGATAAAGAGCGCAAAAAAACCTTCGAAGCCGGCACAAAATTGCTTTTAACACCAGGAATTTCTCAAATTTATTACGGTGACGAAAGCGCCAGAACTCTGACTGTTGCAGGTGCAGAAGGCGACGCAAATCTGCGTTCCAACATGAACTGGAATGATTTGCAAAGCAATGCAGCGACGCAAAAATTAGAAGAACATTACCAAAAACTTGGGAAATTCCGCGCGAATCATCCGGCAGTGGGCGCGGGCGTTCATAAAAATTTGGCGAATAATCCTCAATATTGGTTTACCAGAAGTTTTACAAAAGACAATTTTACCGACAAAGTGGTTATTGGTTTGGATTTGCCAAAAGGTGAAAAATTGGTCAATTTAACGGGAATTTATCCGGCAGGAACCAAATTGCGGGATGCGTATTCGGGGAAAACTACCATTGTCTCAAAAGATAATTCCGCAAAAATAACCAGCGATTTTACCATCGTTTTATTTGAAAAAATATAA
- the polA gene encoding DNA polymerase I — MSENNDKRLFLIDAYAMIFRGYYALIRSPRMTSTGQDTSAIFGFTNSLIELIRRERPSHLAVVFDVGQASIRTNDFADYKANRNETPDAIKTAIPYIHRILEAMHVPILGLEGYEADDVIGTIACKAEKEGYQIFMVTPDKDFAQCVTENIKIYKPGLKGADFEILGVEEVKAKYEIEDPKQVIDFLAMMGDAVDNIPGLEGVGEKTAKKFLKEYGSIENLLANTADLKGKIKEKVENSAERGILSKKLATIICDAPIEFHEEQYDLEEPDFEKVKEVFDEIEFRRLYENLYRAFAPKTEFETQSISPVQAKTQKSGEQSMQLDLFANFEELNQAVTTKDTVADNDHLYQFIETEKGQYLLAKNLLAQKAVGFDVEVTSMNEMEAELVGMSFSYRKGLAYYVPLSKNREEALQTLEIFRPFFEKKDIVKIAHNLKIDYKVLELYGISVEGAIFDTMIAHYLLNPDGRHTMDYLAEMYLNYKPIALETLIGKKGKNQGSFDALSVEEQTQYAAEDADLTFQLYELFAPQLKKENLEDLFFKVEMPLMKVLAKMELAGIALDKNWLEQESKDLENDLRNLEKTIFEMSGEEFNMNSPKQLGEVLFEKMQLDPKAKKTKSGQYATSEDILQKLASKHEIIPHILEHRTYQKLKSTYVDALPLQIDKDDDRVHTNFSQTTAATGRLASVNPNLQNIPIRTLRGQQIRGAFVANPGHKIIAADYSQIELRLIAAISEEENMIKAFQDGEDIHASTASKLFGVPLEEVTKTQRSQAKTVNFGILYGQGAFALAEQSGLSRKEAKEMIESYFETYPNLKKYMGGQVVKAQEMGYVETILNRKRHLKDINSANFVVKAHAERNAVNAPIQGSAADVIKLAMIKIDEELTNQNLKTRMLLQVHDELVFEAPEDELETVTALIKNEMENAYKTSVPLLVEVGVGDNWLEAH; from the coding sequence ATGTCAGAAAATAACGATAAAAGGCTTTTCCTCATCGATGCTTACGCGATGATTTTTCGCGGCTATTACGCGCTCATCCGCAGTCCGCGCATGACGAGCACCGGTCAGGACACTTCCGCCATTTTTGGTTTTACCAATTCTCTAATTGAACTTATCCGTCGTGAAAGACCTTCGCATTTGGCGGTGGTTTTTGATGTCGGTCAGGCAAGCATTCGAACCAACGATTTTGCCGATTATAAAGCAAACCGCAACGAAACGCCGGACGCCATAAAAACCGCAATTCCTTATATTCACCGCATTCTGGAAGCCATGCACGTGCCGATTCTTGGTCTCGAAGGTTATGAGGCGGATGACGTTATCGGAACCATCGCCTGCAAAGCGGAAAAGGAAGGTTACCAGATTTTTATGGTGACGCCGGACAAAGATTTTGCACAGTGCGTGACCGAAAATATTAAAATTTATAAACCCGGTTTAAAAGGCGCCGATTTCGAAATTCTTGGTGTCGAAGAGGTGAAAGCCAAATACGAAATTGAAGATCCAAAACAGGTCATCGATTTTCTCGCCATGATGGGAGATGCCGTCGATAACATTCCCGGTTTGGAAGGTGTTGGTGAAAAAACAGCCAAAAAGTTCCTGAAAGAATACGGCAGCATCGAAAATTTGCTGGCAAATACTGCCGATTTAAAGGGGAAAATCAAGGAAAAAGTGGAAAATTCTGCAGAACGCGGCATTCTTTCAAAAAAATTGGCGACCATCATTTGCGATGCGCCAATTGAGTTCCATGAAGAACAATATGATTTGGAAGAACCTGATTTTGAAAAGGTTAAAGAAGTTTTCGATGAAATAGAATTCCGCCGATTATACGAAAATCTGTACCGCGCTTTCGCTCCCAAAACCGAATTTGAAACGCAAAGCATTAGTCCCGTCCAGGCAAAAACGCAAAAAAGTGGAGAACAATCCATGCAGCTGGATTTATTCGCGAATTTCGAAGAACTAAATCAGGCGGTGACCACTAAAGATACGGTCGCGGATAATGACCATTTGTATCAGTTCATCGAAACCGAGAAAGGTCAATATTTACTCGCTAAAAATTTGCTCGCGCAAAAAGCCGTTGGTTTTGATGTGGAAGTAACATCCATGAACGAAATGGAGGCTGAATTGGTCGGAATGAGTTTTTCCTACCGAAAAGGTTTAGCCTATTACGTCCCGCTTTCGAAAAACCGTGAGGAGGCTTTACAAACTTTAGAAATTTTCCGTCCGTTTTTTGAGAAAAAAGACATTGTAAAAATCGCGCACAATCTAAAAATCGATTATAAAGTGCTGGAATTGTACGGGATTTCCGTGGAAGGCGCCATTTTCGACACCATGATTGCGCATTATCTGTTGAATCCCGACGGTCGCCACACCATGGATTATCTTGCGGAAATGTATCTGAATTACAAACCGATTGCTTTGGAAACTTTAATCGGAAAAAAAGGTAAAAATCAAGGCAGTTTTGACGCCCTTTCTGTGGAAGAACAAACGCAGTATGCCGCCGAGGATGCGGATTTGACTTTTCAGCTATACGAACTTTTCGCGCCACAACTTAAAAAAGAAAACCTCGAAGACTTATTCTTTAAAGTTGAAATGCCTCTAATGAAAGTTCTGGCAAAAATGGAACTTGCCGGAATCGCACTTGATAAAAACTGGCTGGAACAGGAAAGTAAAGATTTGGAAAACGATTTGCGAAACCTAGAAAAAACGATTTTCGAAATGTCAGGCGAAGAATTCAATATGAATTCACCGAAACAGCTGGGCGAAGTTCTATTTGAAAAAATGCAGCTGGACCCGAAAGCTAAAAAAACAAAATCAGGTCAATACGCGACTTCCGAAGATATTTTGCAAAAACTAGCTTCCAAGCACGAAATAATTCCGCATATTTTAGAGCACCGTACTTATCAGAAACTAAAATCAACTTACGTCGATGCTTTGCCTTTGCAAATTGACAAAGATGACGACCGTGTTCACACCAATTTTTCGCAAACCACGGCAGCAACCGGACGTTTAGCAAGTGTCAACCCAAATCTTCAAAATATTCCGATCAGAACGTTGCGCGGACAGCAAATTCGTGGCGCTTTTGTCGCCAATCCGGGTCATAAAATCATCGCTGCCGATTATTCTCAAATCGAATTGCGCTTAATTGCCGCTATTTCTGAGGAAGAAAATATGATAAAAGCTTTCCAGGATGGTGAAGATATTCACGCTTCTACGGCCTCAAAATTATTTGGAGTTCCGCTCGAAGAAGTCACCAAAACCCAACGTTCCCAAGCAAAGACGGTGAATTTCGGAATTTTGTACGGTCAGGGCGCTTTTGCTTTAGCAGAACAAAGCGGCCTTTCACGCAAGGAGGCCAAGGAAATGATAGAGTCGTATTTTGAAACCTATCCGAACTTAAAAAAATATATGGGCGGACAGGTGGTAAAAGCGCAGGAAATGGGCTATGTGGAAACGATTTTAAACCGGAAGAGGCATTTAAAGGACATAAATTCTGCCAATTTTGTGGTGAAAGCGCATGCAGAAAGAAATGCGGTTAATGCGCCAATTCAGGGAAGTGCTGCAGATGTTATTAAGCTCGCGATGATTAAAATTGATGAGGAACTCACCAATCAAAATCTGAAAACCAGAATGCTGCTTCAGGTTCATGACGAACTTGTTTTCGAAGCGCCGGAAGACGAACTGGAAACCGTAACCGCTTTGATTAAAAACGAAATGGAAAATGCCTACAAAACTTCCGTTCCTTTATTGGTGGAAGTCGGCGTGGGCGATAACTGGCTGGAAGCGCATTAA